The sequence below is a genomic window from Mycobacterium sp. ITM-2016-00316.
CGGACCAAGGTCATTGCGGTCGACCGCAAGCTCGACGAGGTCAACGAGTCGATCACCGACGTGCTCGCCGGCACAGTGCCGGCCCGGGTTGTCTTCCAGTTTTGACCAGCCCGGTCGGTAGGCAGTGGCCGTGGTCAGTGGCCGAACCGGTAGGCACCGGAACTCGCAGCGCATATCCGTCAAGCCGCCCCTCCAGCTGTGGCAGCACCACGCTGATCGCGCGGGCCGCTCCGGTGGAAGTGGGAATCACGTTGATCGCCGCAGCCCGGGCACGACGAAGGTCCCGATGCGGACCGTCCTGCAAGTTCTGATCCGGCGTGTACGCATGGATGGTCGTCATGAGGCCGCGTTCAATCCCGAATGCCTCGTCCAACACCTTCGCCATCGGCGCAAGGCAGTTCGTCGTACAGGAGGCGTTGGAAATGACGTTCTGGGTACCGTCGTAGTTCAGAACGCCCGCAGGTTGTCCCGCAACAGGTCGTGTGAGTAGCTCGTCCGGGTCAGACCCCTCGCCTGCAGCGCCGGCACCAGCCCGTCGCAGATCTCGATGATCCGGTGACGCGTCAGCGAGCCGCCATCCCCTGGGAACAGGAAACCGTCGCCGCCGACCTCTTCCATCGCCGCAGCCATGATGTCGGCAACCTGGTCCGGCGTACCGACGGCCTCGAAGGAGCTGGCGCCGCCTGCCGATCGGGCCTGAATGCACTGGCGCAGCGTCTTGCCGGTTCCCCACTGGGCGAACCCAGCCAGTGATCCCTGTTCGCCGCGCGTGACGAAGTACGGGACCGGCTCGTCAAGGTCCATCTTGGTGAAGTCCGCGTAGAAGTTCGAGCTCAACGCCTTGAGCCGCGCCGGGATCTCCTCCTCGCTCATCGGCTTGACCTTGGCTCGTGCCTCCGCCTCGGTCTCGCCGAGGATCGGGGAGAACAGGAACATCACCTTCACGTCATCGGGATCGCGCCCGGCGGCGGCGGCCTGCGTGCGGATGTCCGCTCGGTACTCCTTCATCCCCTCGACTCCGGTCGCCCAGGCGATGATCGCATCGGCGTGCTTGGCGGCGAAGGCCCGCCCCGCGGGGGACCCCCCGGCTTGCAGGTAGACCGGGCGCCCCTGCGGTGAGCGGACGCAAGTCAGGGGGCCCCGCGACTTGAAGTGCTTGCCGACGAAGTCGACGTCATGGACCTTGCTGGGATCGATGTACATCCCCTTCTCGCGATCGCGCACGATCGCTCCCGGTTCCCAGCTGTCGCAGAGGGCGTTCACGAGCTCCACGAACTCGTCGGCGATCTCATAGCGCAAATCGTGCTCCGGCATCTCATCGAGGCCGTAGTTCTGGGCCGCTTCGTCCTTGGCGCTGGTGACCACGTTCCAGCCGAAGCGCCCACTCGTGAGCGAGTCCATCGTGGACGCCAGGCGCGCCAACGCATACGGGTGGTAGAACGTCGTGGACATCGTCGCGACGATGCCCAGTTGCCGGGTCAGCGCGCCGACCTTCGCGGCCAGCGGCACCGGATCCTGTTTCGGACAGGAGTCTCCGTTCTCCAGGGCGCGAGCCGTGGTGCCTTCCAAACCGCGCGGGATCCCGACGGTGTCTTCCAACATCAGGAAGTCGAAGCAGGCCCGCTCGAAGCGCCTGGGCCAGCTCGACGTAGAAGTCCCCGGTGAAGGGAACCCCCTCCGACAGCGTGTACGGAGTCTTCCACTCGTTGGCCTGGAAAGTCTGAAACCATCCGAGGTGGAACGGTTTTGCTGGCATCTGTCCTCATTAATGAGAGTGAACTGTCAGCGAAATCCAATCTCGGCATCGTGTCCACCATGTGTCCCCCGCGTCTCGCTCGAATTAGGCGGTTAGGTCGCGAGTCAAACCACAGGTCACTGACGATCCACGCTCCCATTCTGCGAGCGGTTGGCGTGGATTTCCGCCCGGTCCACCCGAACGCGCTTGAAGTGGCGCTTCAGTTCTCCTGGGAGAGCGGCCGCGTTGCCAACCTCATCTGGTCCGTCAGCGTTGCGACGTTGACTGGAACCCACCCCGGGAACTGACACCGGACGGTCAGGTGGCGTCGCGGTCGGGAGTCCATCACAGGAAGGCCGAAGTCGCGCCGTGGTTTCCGGGACCCTCCACTGCCTATTGAGCTGGCGGGAGCGCTAGAGCGCCTCAAGACGACAAAACCCGCTCCGACACTGGTCGGAGCGGGTTTTACTTGGTCGGGCTGACAGGATTTGAACCTGCGACCACTTGACCCCCAGTCAAGTGCGCTACCAAGCTGCGCCACAGCCCGAGTTGCCTTCCGGGATCGCCGGTAGGCGAGCGAAACTCTACCTCAGCCCCCTACCCAAATCCCAACCGCGTCATCCCCACCAAAGCGGGGTATCAAGGACGGGTGGCGCAGACCCGCGATGACACTCCCCTGTGGCTGTTCGCCGACCAGCTCGGCCCCGCCACCTACGGCGGTGAGCACGCCCACCGTGAGGTGCTGCTGGTGGAGGCGACCTCGGCGCTGGCCAAACGCCGCTACCACCGCCAGAAACTCCATCTGGTGCTCTCGGCGCTCAGGCACGCCGCGCACGACCTCGACGACCGTGCCACCCTCCTACACGCCGACACCTACATCGACGCGCTGCACCAGTTCAAGCGACCCGTGCTGGTGTTCGAACCCACCTCGCATGCCGCCGAGAAGTTCGTCCACCGGCTCCGCAAGGACGGTCTGGTCGCCGACATCCTGCCCACCCCGACCTTCGCGCTGCCGCGCAAGGACTTCCAGGACTGGGCCGGGCAGCGAACCCGCTTCCGGATGGAGGACTTCTACCGTGACCAGCGCCGCCGCTTCGACGTCCTGATGGAGGGCAAGGACCCGGTCGGCAGCCGATGGAACTACGACGAGGACAACCGCGAGCCCCCGCCGAAGAAGCAGAAGACCCTCGATGTCCCCGCCCCGTACCAACCGCGCGAGGACGATATCGACGAGCAGGTCCGCCGCGACCTGGACCGGATGGACCTCGACACCGTCGGCGGCGACGGCCCGCGCCTGTTCGCCGTCACTCCCGCCGAGGCCAAACGTGCGCTGACCCGCTTCATCGAACACCGGCTGCCGGCCTTCGGCCGCTACGAGGACGCCATCATGAGCGAGGACTGGGCGATGTCGCACTCGCTGCTGTCGGTACCGCTCAACCTGGGCGTGCTGCACCCGCTCGACGCGGTGGAAGCCGCCGAGCAGGCCTACCGGGACAACCGCGCACCGCTGGCCGCCGTGGAGGGCTTCATCCGGCAGATCCTCGGCTGGCGCGAGTACATGTGGCATCTGTACTGGCACTTCGGGCCGGACTACACCACCGACAACAACGAGCTGAACGCCCGTACCCCGCTGCCGGACTGGTGGACCGATCTCGACGCCGATGCCGTCACCGCACAGTGTCTGCACCACGCGCTGGCGGGCGTCCGGGACCGGGGCTGGAACCACCACATCCAGCGCCTCATGGTGCTCGGCAGCCACGCCCTGCAGCGCGGCTACCGGCCCGACGAGCTCACCGAATGGTTTGCCACCGCCTACGTCGACGGCTTCCGCTGGGTGATGCCCACCAATGTGGTGGGCATGAGCCAGCACGCCGATGGCGGCCTGCTCGCGACCAAGCCGTATACCTCCGGCGGCGCCTACATCAACAAGATGAGCGACCACTGCGGTGACTGCGCATTCGATCCGAAGAAGCGCGTCGGCGACGACGCGTGCCCGTTCACCGCCGGCTACTGGGCCTTCACCCACAAGCACCGGGACCTGTTGGCCCGCAACAACCGGACCCGTCGAACCGTGTCGACGATGGACCGGCTCACCGACCTCGAGGCGCTGCTGGAGCAGGAATCAGCGCGTGACCGCTTCTGACTCGGTGTCGCCGGCCGCCACGGCCCCGGCCTCCGGGGCAAACCGAGGTGCGCGCGTCACCCGCCAGGCGTAGATCACCAACGACGCCCACAGCACGACGATCAGCGAGTAGATCGCCGTCGACCACGGCCACTGGATGTCGAAGAAGTGCACCAGCTTCTGGCTGTTGGTCAGCACGATCACACCGCCGACCGCGGTGCCCAGCAGTGCCGGGCTGACCTTGGTCACCAACCACGCCGCGAACGGGGCCGCGATCACACCACCGACCATGAGTCCGACGACCACCGGCCAGTTCTCCAGGAACTCCTGACGCAGTCCGATCAGGAAGCCGAGTGACGCCGACACCGAGACGAGGAACTCGGACGCGCTCACCGAGCCGATGACCGTCCTGGGCGCCGTCTTGCCCTGGGAGAGCAAGGTACTGGTCGTCACCGGGCCCCAGCCGCCGCCGCCCGAGGCGTCGATGAATCCACCGAACAACCCCAGCGGGGCCAGGAACTTCGTGCTGTGGCTGGTGCCCCGCCCACCGAACGTCAGCGGTGTCCGCAGCGAGAACCGAAGCAGCACGTACAGCCCGATCGCCATCAGGATGGCGGCCATCAGTGGAGCGGCATGTTCGGTGGACAACGACGACAACACCGTCGCGCCCAGGAAGGCGCCGATCGCGCCGGGCACTCCCAGCTTGGCGACCAGCGCCCAATCGATGTTCTTGAACTTCCAGTGCGACAGCCCCGAGGCGAACGTGGTGCCGACCTCGGCGAGGTGCACCGCGGCGCTGGCCTGCGCGGCGCCGACGTTGGAGAGCACCAGCAGGGTGGTGGCGGTGACGCCGAACGCCATGCCGAGCGCGCCGTCCACGAGTTGGGCGCCGACACCGACAAGCGTGAAGATGATGAGCGAACGCACTGGTTCGGCTGCTTTCGATCAGGAGGCCATGGGCGGCCTTGAGACGGGTGGGGCGGACGTCAGGGACGCCGACAACACCACTCGTCGAAAGCCATCAACCGGCGCGAGGGCCAGAACGGCTCGAGCGCGCACAACTCGGACGGTGACGCCGCGAAAGCGCGTTCACTCATCGGAGTCCTCCCAGATTCTCAAGCCGCAGGCCAGACTACACGGACAACAACCGATACAGCCCGATCAATCCCACCACGACAATCACGGCCCGCAACGCACCCGGTGACAGCCGCCGCCCGTAGTGGGCTCCCAGGAAGCCGCCGATCAGAGATCCCACCGCGATCAGCCCGGCCGCCACCCAGCTGATCCGGTCGAACGCCACCGCCGTGTAGGCCACCGCGGCGACCACGTTGACCAGCAGCGACAGCAGATTCTTGGCCGCATTCATGCGCTGCATGTCCTCGGGCAGCAAGGCACCCATGACCGCCACCAGCAGGATGCCCTGCGCCGCGGTGAAGTAGCCGCCGTAGATGCCGACGGCGAACGTTCCCGCCACCAGGGCAGTCATCCGGGCCGCCGACACATGGTCGGCGGTCTGGCCCGATGCTTCGGCCCGCCGGCGCGCCCAGGCCTGGATGCGTGGCCCGAGCAGCACCAGGACCAGCGCGAGGATCAGCAGCGCCGGGACGATACGGGTGAACACCTTTTCCGGCAGGTGCAACAGCAGCCAGGCTCCGAGACCGGCGCCCACCAGCGAGGCCGGGATCTGCCAGCGCAGCCGGCTCCACTGGCCGCGCAGCTCGCGGCGGTACCCCCAGGTGCCCGACACACCACCGGCGACCAGCCCGACGGCGTTCGACATCGTCGCGGTCACCGGGGGGAAGCCGAGGGCGACCAGGGTCGGGAAGGTGATCAGGGTGCCCGAGCCGACGATCGCGTTGATCGCTCCAGCACCCACACCGGCCAACGCGATCAGAATCATGTGAGCGGTCGACACTGTGGCCACCCTACCCACGCTGCTTGCGCACATTCAGCGGCGGTGACCGCCGCTGAATGTGTGCAGATCGATGGGCGTTACTTCCGGACGGAGCGCTTCTCCCGGACCCGCACGTTGATCCGGATCGGGCTGCCCTCGAACCCGAATGTCTCACGCAGCTTGCGCTCCAGGAACCGGCGGTAACCGGCCTCCAGGAAGCCACTGGTGAACAACACGAAGGTCGGTGGGCGCGAGGCCGCCTGGGTGGCGAACAGGATGCGGGGTTGCTTGCCGCCGCGTACCGGCGGCGGGGTCGCGGCGACGATTTCCTTGAAGAACGTGTTCAGCCGTCCGGTGGGGATGCGGGCATCCCAGGACTGCAACGAGGTTTCCAGAGCGGGAACCAGCTTCTGTACCGCGCGACCGGTTTTGGCGGAGATGTTGACCCGCGGCGCCCATTGCAACTGGGCCAGTTCCCGGTCGATCTCCTTGTCCAACAGGTAGCGCCGGTCCTCATCGACCAGATCCCATTTGTTGAACGCCAGCACCAGCGCCCGCCCGGCCTCGGTCACCATGGTCAGCACCCGCTGGTCCTGCTCGGTGAGCGGCTGCGAGCCGTCGATCAGCACGACCACCACTTCGGCGGCGTCGATGGCGCTGTGGGTGCGCACCGAGGCGTAGAACTCGTGCCCACTGGCCTGGCCCACCTTGCGCCGCAGCCCGGCGGTGTCGATGAAACGCCAAGGCTTGCCGCCCAACTCGATCAGAGAGTCGACCGGATCCACCGTGGTGCCCGCGACATCGTGCACCACCGAACGCTCGTCCCCGGACAGCCGGTTCAGCAGTGAGCTCTTGCCCACGTTGGGTTTACCCACCAGCGCGACGCGCCGCGGACCGCCTGGACCGCCCGCGACCTCGGAGGCCTCGGGCAACTTCTCCAGCACGCTGTCCAGCAGGTCGGCGACACCGCGGCCGTGCATGGCGCTGATCGGGTACGGCTGACCCAGTCCCAGCGACCACAGTGCGGCCGCGTCGGATTCACCGCGCTCGTTGTCAACCTTGTTGGCCGCCAGGAACACCGGCTTCCCGGCGCGCTGCAGGCGCTTGGCCGCGGCCTCGTCGGCCGTGGTCGCGCCGGTGACGGCGTCGACGACCATGACGATGGCATCGGCGGTCTGCATCGCGATGGACGCCTGCTCGGCCACCTTCTGCTGCAGACCCTTCGCGTCAGGTTCCCAGCCGCCGGTGTCCTGCACCACGAACCGGCGGCCCAGATACTGCGCGTCATAGGAGACCCGGTCGCGGGTCACTCCGGGGATGTCCTGGACGACGGCCTCGCGGCGGCCCAGGATCCGGTTGACCAGCGTGGACTTGCCGACATTGGGGCGTCCCACCACGGCCAGCACCGGCGGCGGAGCGAAATCCTCCTCGACACCGTCGTCCTCGAATGAACCTTCTGCCCAGTCACTTTCGTCGTACCAGGTGCCGTCTTCGCTCATCGGTGCGCTCCGGCCCGCTGCTGTACCAGCTCTTGTAGGTGATCAATCACCTGTGCCTCGTTCATATCGCTGGTGTCCACGATCACCGCGTCCTGTGCGGCCCGCAGCGGCGATACCGCGCGGGTGGAATCGAGATGGTCACGGCGCTTCACGTCGGCGAGCACGGCCTCGTAGGAATCCTCGATACCGTTCGCGATGTTCTGCGCGTGGCGTCGCTGCGCACGCACCTCCGCCGACGCCGTCAGGAAGATCTTCACGTCGGCGTCCGGCAGCACCACGGTGCCGATATCGCGGCCCTCGACCACCACCCCGCCATCCCCGGCCGCCAGCTCGCGCTGCAGCTGCACCAGGCGGGCCCGCACCGCGGGCACCGCGGAAACCGCCGACACCGCGCCGGTGACCTCGTCACCGCGGATCTCGAACGAAACATCCTCTCCGGCAAGAAAAGCCCGGTCCTCGTCGGGGTCGTAGCCGACGGCCAGGTCGACATCGTCGGCGATATCGGCGACCCGCTGCGCATCGGTGACGTCCACCCCGGCACGCAGCACCGCAAGCGTGACGATCCGGTACATGGCCCCCGTGTTCAGGTAACGCAACCCCAGGGTGCGCGCCAAACCGCGTGACACCGAGGACTTTCCGGTTCCGGCCGGCCCGTCCAGGGCGATCATCAACACGTCACTCACATTCCCACCGCCTGGTACAACTCGCCGATTTCCTTGCGGGTCAGCACCCGGATATTGCCGGGCCGGGTATCGCCCAGCTCGACAGCACCGATGCTGGTGCGCACCAGACTCTCGACCGGAAAACCCACCGAGGCCAGCAGCCGTCGCACCAGGCGCTTGCGGCCCTCGTGCAGCGTCACTCTCACCATCGACTTGCCGGGCAAGGTGTCCACGACCGCGAAGTCGTCGAGCGCGATCGGCCCGTCGTCCAGTTCCACCCCGGCGCGCAGTTTCTTGCCGAGCCCGCGCGGTACCGAGCCCACGACGGTGGCCAGATAGGTCTTGGGCACCTCGTAGGACGGGTGCATCAGGCGATGGGCGAGCTCACCGTCGTTGGTCAGGATCAGCAGTCCCTCGGTCTCGGCGTCCAGGCGCCCGACGTGGAACAGGTTCTTGTTCCCACGCACCCGGTGCTCCACCAGATCACCGACGCAGGGCCGGCCCCGGTCATCCGACATCGTCGAGTGCATGCCGCGTTCCTTGTTGATCGCGAGATACACCAGGGTGTCGTCGAGCTGCACCTTACTGCCGTCCACCCGGATCTCCGAGTTCTCGGTGTCCACCCGGGTGCCCAGCTCGGTGACGATGCGACCGTCCACCTCGACGCGGCCGTCGAGGATCATTCGTTCAGCCACGCGGCGGGACGCAATTCCCGCCTGCGACAGCACTTTCTGTAACCGAACACCATCCTGCTCGACCATGTCAATCCTTGTCCACATCGAAACCCGACTGCTTGCCGGGTGCAGCGGCCGAACCGTCGAGCTTCGCGAAACGCGGTTCGGCGCTGAGGTTTTCACTCAGGTCATCGATGACATCGACATCGGGCAGCAGGGGCGCGATATCGGGTAGATCTGCCAACGAGGAC
It includes:
- a CDS encoding pseudouridine synthase; its protein translation is MVEQDGVRLQKVLSQAGIASRRVAERMILDGRVEVDGRIVTELGTRVDTENSEIRVDGSKVQLDDTLVYLAINKERGMHSTMSDDRGRPCVGDLVEHRVRGNKNLFHVGRLDAETEGLLILTNDGELAHRLMHPSYEVPKTYLATVVGSVPRGLGKKLRAGVELDDGPIALDDFAVVDTLPGKSMVRVTLHEGRKRLVRRLLASVGFPVESLVRTSIGAVELGDTRPGNIRVLTRKEIGELYQAVGM
- the der gene encoding ribosome biogenesis GTPase Der encodes the protein MSEDGTWYDESDWAEGSFEDDGVEEDFAPPPVLAVVGRPNVGKSTLVNRILGRREAVVQDIPGVTRDRVSYDAQYLGRRFVVQDTGGWEPDAKGLQQKVAEQASIAMQTADAIVMVVDAVTGATTADEAAAKRLQRAGKPVFLAANKVDNERGESDAAALWSLGLGQPYPISAMHGRGVADLLDSVLEKLPEASEVAGGPGGPRRVALVGKPNVGKSSLLNRLSGDERSVVHDVAGTTVDPVDSLIELGGKPWRFIDTAGLRRKVGQASGHEFYASVRTHSAIDAAEVVVVLIDGSQPLTEQDQRVLTMVTEAGRALVLAFNKWDLVDEDRRYLLDKEIDRELAQLQWAPRVNISAKTGRAVQKLVPALETSLQSWDARIPTGRLNTFFKEIVAATPPPVRGGKQPRILFATQAASRPPTFVLFTSGFLEAGYRRFLERKLRETFGFEGSPIRINVRVREKRSVRK
- a CDS encoding sulfite exporter TauE/SafE family protein yields the protein MRSLIIFTLVGVGAQLVDGALGMAFGVTATTLLVLSNVGAAQASAAVHLAEVGTTFASGLSHWKFKNIDWALVAKLGVPGAIGAFLGATVLSSLSTEHAAPLMAAILMAIGLYVLLRFSLRTPLTFGGRGTSHSTKFLAPLGLFGGFIDASGGGGWGPVTTSTLLSQGKTAPRTVIGSVSASEFLVSVSASLGFLIGLRQEFLENWPVVVGLMVGGVIAAPFAAWLVTKVSPALLGTAVGGVIVLTNSQKLVHFFDIQWPWSTAIYSLIVVLWASLVIYAWRVTRAPRFAPEAGAVAAGDTESEAVTR
- a CDS encoding NtaA/DmoA family FMN-dependent monooxygenase (This protein belongs to a clade of FMN-dependent monooxygenases, within a broader family of flavin-dependent oxidoreductases, the luciferase-like monooxygenase (LMM) family, some of whose members use coenzyme F420 rather than FMN.): MLEDTVGIPRGLEGTTARALENGDSCPKQDPVPLAAKVGALTRQLGIVATMSTTFYHPYALARLASTMDSLTSGRFGWNVVTSAKDEAAQNYGLDEMPEHDLRYEIADEFVELVNALCDSWEPGAIVRDREKGMYIDPSKVHDVDFVGKHFKSRGPLTCVRSPQGRPVYLQAGGSPAGRAFAAKHADAIIAWATGVEGMKEYRADIRTQAAAAGRDPDDVKVMFLFSPILGETEAEARAKVKPMSEEEIPARLKALSSNFYADFTKMDLDEPVPYFVTRGEQGSLAGFAQWGTGKTLRQCIQARSAGGASSFEAVGTPDQVADIMAAAMEEVGGDGFLFPGDGGSLTRHRIIEICDGLVPALQARGLTRTSYSHDLLRDNLRAF
- a CDS encoding cryptochrome/photolyase family protein, with protein sequence MAQTRDDTPLWLFADQLGPATYGGEHAHREVLLVEATSALAKRRYHRQKLHLVLSALRHAAHDLDDRATLLHADTYIDALHQFKRPVLVFEPTSHAAEKFVHRLRKDGLVADILPTPTFALPRKDFQDWAGQRTRFRMEDFYRDQRRRFDVLMEGKDPVGSRWNYDEDNREPPPKKQKTLDVPAPYQPREDDIDEQVRRDLDRMDLDTVGGDGPRLFAVTPAEAKRALTRFIEHRLPAFGRYEDAIMSEDWAMSHSLLSVPLNLGVLHPLDAVEAAEQAYRDNRAPLAAVEGFIRQILGWREYMWHLYWHFGPDYTTDNNELNARTPLPDWWTDLDADAVTAQCLHHALAGVRDRGWNHHIQRLMVLGSHALQRGYRPDELTEWFATAYVDGFRWVMPTNVVGMSQHADGGLLATKPYTSGGAYINKMSDHCGDCAFDPKKRVGDDACPFTAGYWAFTHKHRDLLARNNRTRRTVSTMDRLTDLEALLEQESARDRF
- a CDS encoding sulfite exporter TauE/SafE family protein, which produces MILIALAGVGAGAINAIVGSGTLITFPTLVALGFPPVTATMSNAVGLVAGGVSGTWGYRRELRGQWSRLRWQIPASLVGAGLGAWLLLHLPEKVFTRIVPALLILALVLVLLGPRIQAWARRRAEASGQTADHVSAARMTALVAGTFAVGIYGGYFTAAQGILLVAVMGALLPEDMQRMNAAKNLLSLLVNVVAAVAYTAVAFDRISWVAAGLIAVGSLIGGFLGAHYGRRLSPGALRAVIVVVGLIGLYRLLSV
- the cmk gene encoding (d)CMP kinase is translated as MIALDGPAGTGKSSVSRGLARTLGLRYLNTGAMYRIVTLAVLRAGVDVTDAQRVADIADDVDLAVGYDPDEDRAFLAGEDVSFEIRGDEVTGAVSAVSAVPAVRARLVQLQRELAAGDGGVVVEGRDIGTVVLPDADVKIFLTASAEVRAQRRHAQNIANGIEDSYEAVLADVKRRDHLDSTRAVSPLRAAQDAVIVDTSDMNEAQVIDHLQELVQQRAGAHR